Genomic DNA from Cydia fagiglandana chromosome 3, ilCydFagi1.1, whole genome shotgun sequence:
ccatgattgtagagaattaaatttgccctcaccaaaaagttgaaaaaaaggaaaaagtgtggttgtttcacctaaatacgacggtaaTCGATCAATtaccagttactgagtgtgcaggattagtcctgctcacgtctcatgaatcaccctgtatagaccTACCTATAGAGTTATACAACATCAAGTCAAAAAGTTACGTCATTCCTGATTctgattataaaaataaaaatatcaaaaataaaaatgagaaaGAATGTACCTAcacgtacggtcagccaagaaagtggtgactctatcatctgattgatagagtcgaaaagtgatAGACCattttcttggctgactatacctAAAGTTAAGAATAACcaattaaataggtaggtaaggattaaaatttataattaagaATTGTCTTCGGAAATATCAAGATGGGAAACATCAGTGCATCAGTGTCACCTTTGCTTATCTTGATAAGGAGGAGCATCGTCGGTGGTAAACAAGCATacagcccgcctgatggtaagcagtctctGTGACATATGTGTCATAAGGATGATTATCTGTGGCAAGAGACCACTCGCCAACATGGCATCTTGGAATACAATTATTGATTTTCGTAAATaatcttttatttaatataaagtcCTGAATCCTTGTTCAATGCATATATAATGCATACAAAACATGGTGTCAGGTGAAAACTGAGTATAACAAGAAGAAAAAACCTAAGTGGTAAATAGAAGTATTTGTGAAGAAAATAAAACCTTTGTGGATCAGACAAAATGGAGGAAAGGCCCGTAATGACCCTGGGGTTGCAGCCTCCTAAAGGATACAAAATTGAAGATGCGGAGGCTTGGAAAAAATACAAGCAGATGTTCAATTTATATATACAGGCCACGGATTTGGAACAGGGGACTGATGAAAAAAAGGTAGCCATTTTCTTAACCTACGCGGGAGAAGATATTTTAGAGATTTACAATGGTATGAGTGACACTGCTACGTTAAAATGGGTTGAGTTGCTTAAAAAGTTTGATGaccattttaaaaacaaaactaacaCCGTCGTGAACAGCTACAGATTTTATAATTTACGACAAGAGCCAGATGAACCGGTTGAACGATTTGTTTTAAGATTGAAGAATGCAGCCAAGACATGTAACTTTAAAGAAGAAGATAGAATGGTAAGAGATATGTTAGTGATAGGTGTGAGTGAGACGGGCATTAAGGAGAGATTGTTACGAGAGAAGGAACTGAGTTTGGATACGGCACTAGAATTATGCAAGGCTGCTGAATACAGCAAGAAAAATGTAAAAGAGCTGGaagaaaaagtacagtcagtaaaTATGGTAAGAGAAAGTTCTCGTTATAACAAAGATGTAAAGAAACCGATTCATTACAATTGCAGTTATTGTGGTAAGAAACATGAGCCAAGAAAATGTCCTGCGTATGGGAGAAGATGTACTGTGTGCAACATTTATAACCACTACGCAGAAATGTGTAGATTTAAGAAGAAAGAAGAGAAACCGCAGCAAAAACAAAGATCCACAAAAAACAAAGTTGATGGCATCAGGGAATCTACAAATGACAGCGACTGCAGTTCGGAAGACTTTGTAGTAGACTCTGTAAGTAGCTCAGATAGGTTACAATGGTATGAAGTAATAAATGTTGAAGGAGtagatataaaatttaaactggATTCTGGTGCTGACTGTAGTACTTTATCACTGGAACTGTTTGAAAGCTTAAAATTAGACAAATGTAAACTCGGGGAACCCACAGTGTTAGTTGTTTATAACGAAGAAAAAATGAAAACTGTGGGATGTGTTAATTTAACCTGTACTGTTAGGGGAAAAAAGGGCAATGTAAGATTTACTGTTGTGGATATGCCTGTTAAACCAATCTTAGGCTTGCCTGATTGTGTCCAATTCAATTTAATAAAAAGAGTAGATGCTGTAGTCTCAGAAGAAAAgaataaatttgtaaaattaaatGATGATGTGTTTAATGGGTTAggcaatataggtacatattcaaTAAAGCTGAAAGAGAATTCAGAGCCAGTAGTTAAGCCTATTAGAAGAGTTCCACAGACTATAAAGGAAAGACTTAAAGAGactttaaataattatgaaagtaGAGGAATAATTGAAAAAGTAGAAGGACCTACCGCATGGTGCAATAATCTTGTCATTGTAGAAAAACCAGATAAGTCACTTAGGTTATGCTTAGACCCCAAAGAGTTGAATAAAGCCATTCTTCGAGAAAATTATCAAATTCCTTCACCTGAAGAAATATATAATTCACTTGCAGGTAAAAGTGTCTTCACAGTACTAGACATGAAGGATGGGTTTTTTCAAGTGAGTTTGGAAGATGAACAAAAACTCTGCACCTTCGGTACTCCCTTCGGAAGGTATTTTTTcaagagaatgccatttggcatttcTTCGGCTCCAGAGGTAATGCAAAGAATAAATACAGCCATATTTAGTGATATACAGGGGGTAAATGTGTATTATGATGACATAATTGTCGCGGGGGACAGTTTAGCAGACCATGATAAAATTCTCAGTGAAGTAATAGATAGGGCAAGGAAGTTCAATGTAAAATTTAATCCAAACAAAGTTCAGTATAGAAGtgattttgttaaatatgtagGGTTGTTAGTCTCAAAATCAGGAATTAAACCTGATCCTGAACATGTAAAAGCTATTGTGGACTTGAATGAACCAAAAAATGTTAAAGAACTACAAAAGTTTTTAGGTATGTgtaattatttaagtaagttTATACCACAATACTCCAAAACAACTGAAACACTTAGGGAtctattaaaaaaagatgttttGTGGGATTGGGGTACCGCACAAAGTCAAGCTTTTgaagaaataaaaatgaaaattagtaAAGCCCCAACCTTAGATATTTTAAAGAGAGACGGTTTGGTGACTCTACAAACTGACAGTTCAAAAAGTGGCATGGGAGCTTGTCTTCTTCAAAATGGTAAACCAATATCTTTTTATTCCAGATGTTATACAGAATGTCAACAAAGATGGGCTCCCATCGAAAAAGAACTCTTTGCAGTTTGTCTTGCAATGGAAAAATATCACCAATTTGTCTACGGACGCAAAATAGTTGTTGAAACAGACCATAAGCCTTTAGTGGCGATAATGAATAAAGACATTAATAAAATTTCAGCCAGACTGCAAAGAATGGttcttaaacttttaaaatatgAATTTGACATAAAGTACATACCTGGTTCTCAAATGTATGTTGCTGACTATTTGTCTAGGCATTATAATTCAACAAATGGGCAAGTAGAGCCAACACTTAAAGAGTTAGTGCATAGTGTAGAAACAGAAAAAGTGTATGGACTAGACAGAGACTTACAAATATCAGATAGTAAATTAAAAGAATTGcaaaatgaaacaaataaagATGGTAACTTGCAACAAATAAAGATGTGGTATAGTGCAGAATGGCCAAAAAATGATAGAAATATTTATGGTGTGGAATTAAAAAAGTTGTACAAATTAAGACATGAGTTGATAGTTACAGATAATATTGTATACTTTGGAAATATGGTCCTTGTTCCTAAAGCATTAAGGAAGGAAATGTTAGATATAATACACTCAGGGCATGCAGGTGTAGTAAAGTGTAAAAAGAGAGCTAGGAAAGTACTGTACTGGCCAGGAATGTCAAGAGATATAGAGGATTATGTGTTAGCATGTAGAGTATGTGAAAAGTACAGGATGTCAAActgcaaacagccaattatatCACATGAGATTCCTGATCTTCCTTTTAGTAAAGTAGGTATGGACATTGGATACTATGCGGGTAAAGACTTTTTAGTGGTTGTAGATTACTTTTCAAAATGGATTGAGGTTGCAAAATTGAAAAACAAATCGACCACTAATATTATAGATGAGTTAATTAAGATATTTAGTACTCTAGGAATCCCTAGGCAAATAGTCAGTGACAATATGCCATTTGGTAGTTTTGAATTCATACAATTTGCAAAGAAGCATGGTATAGAATTAGTCAAGTCCAGTCCACATTATGCGCAATCAAATGGGCTAGCAGAGAAAGCTGTGGGGATTGTTAAAAATCTGATGAAAAAGTGTAATGAAAGTGGTTCTAATTTTGATTTAGCGCTGTTACATTATAGAACCACTCCAGTAGCAAATTTGGATTACAGCCCATCAGAGTTGTTAATGAGCAGATTATTAAGAACAAATTTGCCCTGTTCCAAAGAAGTGTTAAAACCTAAATTATGTGTAAATGTCAAAGATCAGatgttaattaataatgaaaaatctAGGGACAAttataataaaacttcaaaagtTAAAAAACCATTTCAAAGAGGGGAAGATGTAATTGTTCAAGATGTAAATAGAAGTAAGTGTTGGTATTCTGGTAAAATAGTGGATAAAGCCAGTGGACCTAGATCATTCATTGTTAAAAATGATAGGGGTAATTTAGTTAGGCGCAATGAAAAACATATTCGACATAGTAGAAATAAGTTTATTGTTACAAATCAGTATATGCTGGACTCATCAGATGTGAGCCAGGCAGTGCATGAGAGGGGTAGTCAGGGAAGACAAGATGCAACGGTGCCACCTGCACTGGAGCCTCATGCACATGTTCCTCTTCCACCGGTGCCAAATGTACCTGCACCTAACCTAGAGCCATTAGATTTGCCAGTAGTTACAAGGACGGGAAGGTTGGTGAGGAAACCTGCCTACTTGGGCGAATTTgatttaagttaaaataacttCTAGTGGCTCGAGAGCTTTTGTAATTAgcagtatgtatgtataagcaGTCAATAAAATTAGCATAAGGGGGGGATGTGACATATGTGTCATAAGGATGATTATCTGTGGCAAGAGACCACTCGCCAACATGGCATCTTGGAATACAATTATTGATTTTCGTAAATaatcttttatttaatataaagtcCTGAATCCTTGTTCAATGCATATATAATGCATACAAAACAgtctccgtagcctatggacgcctgcaactccagaggtgttaggTACATGCGCGTTACCGACCCTAACCGACTCCGCACCCTCATGGAGCTATGGAGATAATATTACTAgcgataatattatattatgctTTATCTTCTTATTAGATAAAGCATAATATACACATAGTAAACTATTTCCGAGAAACTGTACTGAAAATAGTagtctttattttatacttgtcactataaataggtacctactagaatTATCCTAGACACACCCACGGAAGCCTATAAATAGGCCTTACGCGACATAGTAAGCCTATTTCTTGTTCATATAACCCGCGCAAAGTACTTCTAAGTGTTTACATGACTGTAAGTTTGCTGTGACATAGAACTATGAAGATTCagttaattttattgtagtaggggagaccgaggtgagttgtgacagaggagagttgtgacatcgtcgattttttggaatctattaactagaaactaggtcgcaatagcgcgtttgatagttcaagttacgagctaacaaacgcacactgttgcgacctagtttccagttaatagattccaaaaactcgacgatgtcacaactctcctccgtcacaactcacctcggtcttcCTTGAAGGCGCATTTAGATTTCTAAAATCGTACGGGTACgggtccgggccgaggcgttcAACACTTCGCTTACTACGTACGCAGTGGACATTTATATACAGTGGACAATCTGACACAGTGGACGCCTTGTCAGTCTTGTAACAGTGAAGGGTTTGAGACTGTGGACACTTTGAACCCCTTTGGGTTTCACAGTTTGGGTCAGGAGCCTTTGCTCCTAACAACTGCTAAAAATTGGCTACTTTAAATTAAACTCTGTCAAGTTGACAAAAAGTCCAAACTAGATTTGGGGcctgtgtacagtcagcatcataaGTAGCGGATCAAACAACGCGTCATTTTGTACGAGGTTATTAAAAAGTGATGTCGTTATATCCTACTCGTAGAAcaattctctctctctctctctgtgaTCGTTCCCTCATGACTAAGGATCGTGGTCGTCGGTGGATGTGGATGCCTAGCATGACTAAGGATCGTGGTCATCGGTGGATGTGGATGCCTAGCATGACTAAGGATCGTGGTCGTCGGTGGATGTGGATGCCTAGCATGACTAAGGATCGTGGTCGTCGGTGGATGTGGTTGCCTAGTTGTTATGATCTGCCTCCAACGAACAATAAAAATCGGTGCCTGATAGAACAATTAAGactgtaaaattacatttgaACCAGAATTTTTGAAATTTATATGTGTTTGGAAATAATATCTGGGATGTCAGATGCTTCCGCTAATATTGATGCGTATTGCTGACTTTACTAAGTACCCACGGGTAGGACGATGGAcgtcaaaaaaaatatacctaactaAACGGAATCTTTTCTAGAAACGTAAATTAAAATGGAAATATCGGAGTTAAGACTTTTACCGTATGATAGGCCATCACTTTTCACCAAGTTCGCCTCTGAAATAGTGGACTCTCAATAAGACCGTCTATTTTCGTTTGCAACTTTTGTTTAACGTATTGGATCTCTTAATCCCGTAGACAGACTGCTGACGTTATTCTTATTATGCCTGAGAATGCTGAGGTTCAtccacctttttagggttccgtacccaaagggtaaaacgggaccctattactaagacttcgctgtccgtccgtccgtctgtcaccaggctgtatctcacgaaccgtgatagctagacagttgaaattttcacagatgatgtatttctgttgccgctataacaataaatactaaaaacagaataaaataaagatttaaatggggctcccatacaacaaacgtgatttttgaccaaagttaagcaacgtcgggaggggtcagtacttggatgggtgaccgttttctttttgccttttttgtgtttttttttttgcattatggtacggaacccttcgtgcgcgagtccgactcgcacttgcccggtttttactcGTATATTCACTTGTTTCCATTGGCGCTTTGTTTTACCAAATACTATAATATCGATGAATGGGTCTTCTTCTAGACAAAAGAGTttcatttatgtattaaaagtACGTACTTATACTTTTTTCTACAGGCTTTGTCATCACATACAATTTGATCATCaagtaaaaataataggtacattCTGTTGTCATATTTCTAGGTTTGTTAGAAGTCTAATTTTTGTTGCCTAAACAAAAATACAAGGTCAGAATAAAATAAggtaattttcttattttttttttatttttttttttttatttttttttatcataaagtacacaacacttttataaacattatattcctcgccaaactgcaattgcagtttgttggcgagatCGCGCTCATCTtcacaaacatacatattatgCTATGCACTAAATACTAAACTTAACTTAACAACTAAATTCAGGTAAAGGtatattttaggtacagttTAAATGTTAGGATATATTATCCAATAACGTATTTTTTAGGAAAACTTCAAGCTTGCTGTCATAGTATTTTACTTGTAAAAATCATGAAAACTCGATCATCAGTCGGTAGGTTGTACATCATACTGAAGAGACTGTATCTTACTACGATTGAAGTTTGAAAtatgataaataataatttaaaattttgctctCCATTACAGTTTTACTAACTCCGGGTATTACAACGCATTGCGTGCACGAGTGTTGCCTTGCGGCAGCCTTATTGGATTAGGTGTGAACTACTACTGCTTAGACGATTTATACAATGAATATTATTGTATAACCTTTCTGCGGCGCATAAAGCGTCATCTATTACGGTGTTATGACAGCGTCGGCTATATTATATTATCGGCTcggttattatatttaattctggTCCAAATCATaacaatttttaatatttttataactctttttatttatacaattcaTTTAAGCAATCGAATTTACTTGTTAATACGCTGGTAAAAACTGCCTACATAAAAAGCGCGTGGCCTGGTGACGTCATTGTCTTCGATTTAAGTTCATGTCTTTTGGGTTCAAATTTATTTTCAATCATAGTTCCAAAGATCTACACAATTTTACTTCATTAAATAGTTACATTTTGTTGTGAAACTataactgggtcaagcaaatcttgtcagtagcaaacggcggcaaatttgaaaaatcgcggcgtagcaacactgtgttcgaataattcgaaaatcgcgtgtcatctgtgttttatctgtggaatgtggatcgcgaatgacagccatcatcttgtttgcttacaaatggtttacaatgtttacattctgaatcgattctatttcaagagatatatttctgctgtgtcaccattaaataccaatatattaaatataagactgtgcttaattaaagctaaggtgcctacaatgcctacagtgccaactgagaaatctaataaaatatgaaaatccagtatgacatctacctgctgaagcaatgattttattcatacattcttgtttaacggcatagtccacttacaattttattttgagatcttcaaattagttaatcatttttatcaacatcacacactgcttttaaattgtccgtccatacgtattaataacaatttcaaacattttcaatagagaatccgcgagtgacaatttgaattgacgtacgtgacaaggcgcgctcagcggaaaaaaaagttttgtttcgatgtacattgtacattgctgcttttcttagcgcaatactactctttgagtgttgccctactttagtttgctttatattgctactgacaagatttgcttgacgcactatatctatctatctatattttAGCCCTACTAATAACCTATTAGGTACTAATGCGAAAGTAACTACTGTCTATTGTTACCTTTTCGTGCTTGTACcagttaaaccgctgaaccTATTTAGATGGATATGGAGATACTTTAAGACCCGGGGATGGACATAGGGTAGTTTATATCAATCATTACTTATCATCATTTCACACAAGCAAAGTCGCGAGCAGAAGCTACACCTATATCTCAATAATCCACTTTATATTTATTACGACTATCTAAATCAAGGTTAGGTAATTTTCAgggtgtattttatttattcataccaATCTTTGCCATACAAACATGTTACATAAAACGCCCACGCGAAATAAAATCTTACCCAATGTTATATTATATCTAAATAAACTATGAATCATGGAATTAGTAAGCGCACCTGGAAAGCTTTCGTCGGATATCATGACTAATGTACCTACATTCGTTTTCAAGAGCcatgaaaatgaaaataaatgtttaatatgGTCATCATTGACATCAATGAAAGGTTTAAATCATTTTGCATTAAGTGATTCAGGTTTACTATTTAAGGAATTAAAATCAATTAGTGGAATCGATCGTATAGGAGGTGCAAGTGCGTACCTACCTAACTGCTAGCCCGTAGGTTAACACATATTCTCACAGGCCTAGATGTTAAGGCGGCGTTAGCAGCGAAAGCTGGAAGACGCGAATCCGGTCTAGTGGCAAAAACGTGTTAAGATGGTCATCATTCATCATactctcagccataagacgtctactgctgaacataggcctcccccttggacctccatacgtg
This window encodes:
- the LOC134679887 gene encoding uncharacterized protein LOC134679887 isoform X2 codes for the protein MSDTATLKWVELLKKFDDHFKNKTNTVVNSYRFYNLRQEPDEPVERFVLRLKNAAKTCNFKEEDRMVRDMLVIGVSETGIKERLLREKELSLDTALELCKAAEYSKKNVKELEEKVQSVNMVRESSRYNKDVKKPIHYNCSYCGKKHEPRKCPAYGRRCTVCNIYNHYAEMCRFKKKEEKPQQKQRSTKNKVDGIRESTNDSDCSSEDFVVDSVKVSSQY
- the LOC134679887 gene encoding uncharacterized protein K02A2.6-like isoform X1, yielding MKDGFFQVSLEDEQKLCTFGTPFGRYFFKRMPFGISSAPEVMQRINTAIFSDIQGVNVYYDDIIVAGDSLADHDKILSEVIDRARKFNVKFNPNKVQYRSDFVKYVGLLVSKSGIKPDPEHVKAIVDLNEPKNVKELQKFLGMCNYLSKFIPQYSKTTETLRDLLKKDVLWDWGTAQSQAFEEIKMKISKAPTLDILKRDGLVTLQTDSSKSGMGACLLQNGKPISFYSRCYTECQQRWAPIEKELFAVCLAMEKYHQFVYGRKIVVETDHKPLVAIMNKDINKISARLQRMVLKLLKYEFDIKYIPGSQMYVADYLSRHYNSTNGQVEPTLKELVHSVETEKVYGLDRDLQISDSKLKELQNETNKDGNLQQIKMWYSAEWPKNDRNIYGVELKKLYKLRHELIVTDNIVYFGNMVLVPKALRKEMLDIIHSGHAGVVKCKKRARKVLYWPGMSRDIEDYVLACRVCEKYRMSNCKQPIISHEIPDLPFSKVGMDIGYYAGKDFLVVVDYFSKWIEVAKLKNKSTTNIIDELIKIFSTLGIPRQIVSDNMPFGSFEFIQFAKKHGIELVKSSPHYAQSNGLAEKAVGIVKNLMKKCNESGSNFDLALLHYRTTPVANLDYSPSELLMSRLLRTNLPCSKEVLKPKLCVNVKDQMLINNEKSRDNYNKTSKVKKPFQRGEDVIVQDVNRSKCWYSGKIVDKASGPRSFIVKNDRGNLVRRNEKHIRHSRNKFIVTNQYMLDSSDVSQAVHERGSQGRQDATVPPALEPHAHVPLPPVPNVPAPNLEPLDLPVVTRTGRLVRKPAYLGEFDLS